The nucleotide sequence CTCCATCAGTTGCTTCGACTCGGCCTTCAGGCCCATGGCCTTGATCGCCGAGGGCGGCGGGCCGATGAAGACCAGGCCGGCATCGGCGCAGGCCTGCGCGAACTCCTCGTTCTCGCTGAGGAAGCCGTAGCCCGGATGCACCGCCTCGGCGTCCGTGGCCTTGGCGGCCTCGAGGATCTTCTCCCAGCGCAGGTAGCTGTCCTTCGGCGCGCTGCCGCCCAGGTGCACCGACTCGTCGCAGGCGCGCACGTGGTTGGCATGCGCGTCGGCATCGGAGTACACGGCGACCGTGCGGATCGCCATGCGGCGCGCGGTGGCAGCGACGCGGCAGGCGATCTCGCCACGGTTCGCAATCAGGATCTTCTTAAACATTGGACGAGTCTCCCGGAGGATTCTTTTTCAGTTGAAACGCGGGCACGACACCCGGATCGGGCCGGCCGCTGAAGATGCGGGCGACGCGGGAGAACAGCGCCTTGAGGAAGCGCCAGCTCTTGCGGGTCAGCCACACGCTCGCGACCAGCACGAGCACGAACAGCACGAGGAAGACGAAGGGATGCGCCACGGCCAGCCACAGGCCCGCGGGCACCATGGTGTCCTCCACCAGCGAGGCACCCACGTTCGAGAACGGCTCGGGCGAGGTGTTGATGGCCGCGCGCGTGGTGGCCTTGGCCGCATGCGCGGTGGCCGCGAAGCCGCCGCCGAGCAGCGCCGCCACCAGCGCCATCGCGCCGTGGTCGACACCGAACACGCTGGCCGCGAGCGCCGCGCCGGCCGGAATGCGGATCGCGGTGTGGACCACGTCCCAGAGCGAATCGAGCCCCGGGATCTTGTCGGCGAAGAACTCGACGAACACCATGAAGCCGCTGGCCGCGATCACCACCGGATGCGCGAGCAGCTGCAGCCCGCCCGGCAGCGGCACCCAGCCGAGGTAGCCGACCAGGCCCGTGAGCAGCACCACCAGGTACAGCCGCACGCCGCTGGCCCAGCCGATGGCGGCGGCCAGGGCGAGCAGTTGGGGCATGTCGAGCGCGGTCATGGGATGAAGGGGCCGGTCAGGACGACGCGCCCGCAAGCCAGGACGGCTTGCGCTTCTGCAGGAAGGCCTGCACGCCCTCGCGGCCCTCGTCGCTGGCGCGGATGTCGGCGATGCCTTCGACCGTCTTCGCGATCAGCGCGTCGTCGATCTCGCGGCCCGCCACGTCGGCCACCAGCTGCTTGCAGGCGCGCACGGCGGCCGGGCTCGCGCCGGTCAGCGCCTTGAGCAGCTCGTCGACCTTGGCATCGAGCGCATCGGCCCCGACCACCTCGTGCACGAAGCCGATGCGGTACGCCTCGACGGCGCCGAAGCGCTCGGCCGTGAGGAAGTAGCGCTGCGAGGCGCGCGTGCCCATGGCGCGCAGCACGTAGGGGCTGATGGTGGCGGGCACCAGGCCGATCCTGACCTCGCTCAGGCAGTACCAGGCGCTGTCCACGCTCACGGCCATGTCGCAGGCCGCGACCAGCCCCATGCCGCCCGCGTAGACGTCGCCCTGCACGCGCGCGATGGTCGGCTTCGGGCACTCGGCGATGGTGCGCAGCATGGCGGCGAGCTTGCCGGCGTCGGCGATGTTCTCGTCGCGGCTGTAGTCGGCCATGCGGCGCATCCAGTTGAGGTTGGCGCCGGCGCAAAACGCCGGGCCGTCGGCGCCCAGCACGATGGCCTTGACCTGCGCCGCCGCGCCGGCCTCGGTGAAGGCCCGCGTCAGCTCGGCGATGACCACGTCGTCGAAGGCGTTGCGGGCCTCGGGCTGGTCGAGCCAGATGCGCGCGACGGCGCCGTCGATCGCGAGGCTCAGCTTAGTGAAGTCGCTCATGCCGCGTTCCTCCTCACATGCGGAAGATGCCGAACTTCGGCTCGGGGATCGGCGCGTTGCGCGCGGCCGCCAAGCCCAGCGCGAGCACGCGGCGCGTGTCGGCCGGATCGATGATGCCGTCGTCCCACAGCCGTGCGGTGGCGTAGTAGGGGTGGCCCTGGTCCTCGTACTGCTGGCGGATCGGCGCCTTGAAGGCCTCTTCCTCGTCGGCGCTCCACTGGCCGCCCTTGGCCTCGATGCCGTCGCGCCGCACGGTCGCGAGCACGCTCGCGGCCTGCTCGCCGCCCATCACGCTGATGCGCGCGTTGGGCCACATCCAGAGGAAGCGCGGGCTGTAGGCCCGGCCGCACATGCCGTAGTTGCCGGCGCCGAAGCTGCCGCCGATGATGATGGTGAACTTCGGCACGTTGGCGGTGGCCACGGCCGTCACCATCTTGGCGCCATGGCGCGCGATCCCCTCGTTCTCGTACTTGCGGCCCACCATGAAGCCGGTGATGTTCTGCAGGAACACCAGCGGCGTCTTGCGCTGGCAGCACAGCTCGATGAAGTGCGCGCCCTTATGCGCCGATTCGGAGAACAGGATGCCGTTGTTGGCGACGATGCCCACCGGCATGCCCTCGATCTCGGCGAAGCCGCAGACCAGGGTGGCGCCGAAGCGGGCCTTGAACTCGTGGAACTCGCTGCCGTCGACCACGCGCGCGATGATCTCGCGCACGTCGAAGGGCTTGCGCGTGTCGGTGGGGATCACGCCGTAGAGCTCCTCGCGCGGGAACGCGGGCTCGCGCACTCCACGCGTTCGGGCTGAGCTTGTCGAAGCCTGTCCCGGCACTTCGACAAGCTCAGTGCGAACGGATCTGGACAGGTTCAGGTTGGCCACCGCCGAGCGCGCGAGCGCCAGCGCATGCAGGTCGTTCTGCGCCAGGTGGTCGGCCACGCCCGACAGCCGCGTGTGCACGTCGCCGCCGCCCAGGTCCTCGGCCGTCACCACCTCGCCGGTGGCCGCCTTCACCAGCGGTGGGCCGCCCAGGAAGATGGTGCCCTGGTTCTTCACGATGATCGATTCGTCGCTCATCGCCGGCACGTAGGCACCGCCCGCGGTGCACGAGCCCATGACCACGGCGATCTGGCCGATGCCCTGGGCGCTCATGTTGGCCTGGTTGTAGAAGATGCGGCCGAAGTGCTCGCGGTCGGGGAACACCTCGTCCTGGTTCGGCAGGTTGGCGCCGCCCGAGTCGACCAGGTAGATGCACGGCAGGCGGTTCTGCTCGGCGATCTCCTGCGCGCGCAGGTGCTTCTTCACCGTCATCGGGTAGTAGGTGCCGCCCTTCACGGTGGCGTCGTTGCACACCACCATGCAGTCGACGCCATTGACCCGGCCGATGCCCGCGATGATGCCGGCGCCGGGCGCGTCGCCCTTGTACATGCCGTGCGCGGCCAGCGGCGACAGCTCGAGGAAGGGCGTGCCCGGATCGAGCAGCTCGGCCACGCGCTCGCGCGGCAGCAGCTTGCCGCGCGCCGTGTGCTTGGCGCGCGCGGCCTCGCCGCCGCCTTGCGCAACCGCGGCGAACTGCGACTGCAGGTCGTCGACCAGCGCGCGCATGGCGGCGGCGTTGGCCTGGAAGTCGGCCGAGCGGGCGTTGAGTTTGGTTTCGAGTTGGGTCATGGTGAAATCAAATTCGGGGGCAGGACGCAGAGGACGCGAAGGTTTCGCAAAAGGCGCGAAAGAATTCAATCAAAAGATTTGGCTGTCCTTTTGCGTCCTTCGCGAAACCTTCGCGTCCTCTGCGTCCGGACCCCGTATTCATGCAGTCCGCGCTTCGTCGAGGCCGAGCTCGGCCTTCATCTCGTCGCGGATCTTGAACTTCTGGATCTTGCCGGTCACGGTCATCGGGAAGGCCGGCACGAAGCGGATGTACTTCGGCACCTTGTAGTGCGCGATCTGGCCCTTGCAGAACTCGCGCACCTCTTCCTCGGTGACGCTCTGGCCGGGCTTGGCGATGATCCAGGCGCAGAGCTCCTCGCCGTACTTGCGGTCGGGCAGGCCCACCACCTGCACGTCCTGCACCTTGGGATGGCGGTAGAGGAACTCCTCGATCTCGCGCGGATAGATGTTCTCGCCGCCGCGGATCACCATGTCCTTGATGCGGCCCACGATGTTGACGTAGCCCTCGGCGTCCATGGTCGCGAGGTCGCCGGTATGCATCCAGTGCTCGGCATCGATGGCCTCGCGCGTCTTGGGTTCGTCGTCCCAGTAGCCGTGCATCACCGAATAGCCGCGCGTGCAGAGCTCGCCCGACTGGCCCGGCGGCATGGTCTCGCCGGTCTCGGGGTCGACGATCTTCACCTCGAGGTGCGGCTGCACCGTGCCCACGGTCGACACGCGGCGGTCGAGCGGCGTGTCGGTGCTGCTCTGGCAGCTCACCGGGCTGGTCTCGGTCATGCCGTAGGCGATGGTGATCTGCTCGAGGTGCATCTCGCTGACCACGCGCTTCATCACCTCGATCGGGCACGGCGAGCCGGCCATGATGCCGGTGCGCAGGGTCGAGAGGTCGAACTCCTTGAAGCGCGGATGGTCGAGCTCGGCGATGAACATCGTGGGCACGCCATGCAGGCCGGTGCACTTCTCGGCCTGCACCGTCTCGAGCACGGTCAGCGGATCGAAGCCGTCGTTCGGATAGACGATGGCCGAGCCGTGCGTGAGGCAGGCCAGGTTGCCGAGCACCATGCCGAAGCAGTGGTACAGCGGCACCGGGATGCACAGCCTGTCGTCCGGCCCGAGCTTCATGCACTCGCCGATGAAGAAGCCGTTGTTGAGGATGTTGCGGTGCGTCAGCGTCGCGCCCTTGGGGAAGCCCGTGGTGCCGCTGGTGAACTGGATGTTGATCGGGTCGGTGGCCTTCAGCGTCTTCTGCACCGCGGCCACCTTCGGGTCGGCCGCGTCGCCGCTGGCCAGCAGCGCCGAGAAGCGCCGCATTCCGGGCACCTCGGCGCCCTCGCCAGCCTTGTCGATCCAGAAGGTGTGGGCCAGTTGCGGCAGCCGCTTCGGGCCGAGCTCCTGCAGCATGCCGAGGTAGTCGCTGGTCTTGAATTGCGCCATCGTCACCAGCGCCTTGCAGCCGACCTTGTTGAGCGCGTATTCGAGCTCGGCGGTGCGGTAGGCGGGATTGATGTTGACGAGGATCAGGCCGACCTTGGCGGTGGCGATCTGCATCAGCACCCATGGCGCGTTGTTGTGCGACCAGATGCCCACGCGGTCGCCCGGCGCGAGCCCCAGCTTCAGCAGCGCGCTGGCGAGCCGGTCCGACTCGGCCTGCAGTTCGCGGTAGCTGAAGCGCAGGCCTTCGTGGCGGCTCACGAGCGCCTCGCGATCGGGTTGCCGCTCGACCATGGCGTCGAAGAAGTCGCCGATGGTCTGTTCGATGAGGGGGACGTCGGTGGCGCCCTTGCCGTAGCTCTCGGTCAGTGCTGCAGTCATGTTGATGTCCTTGTCTCCTTGCCTTGCCTCTTCTCCTCTGGGGGAGGGAGAAAAACCGAACTAAGCGGTCTCTGCGAACAGCTCGCGCCCGATCAGCATGCGCCGGATCTCGCTGGTGCCGGCGCCGATCTCGTAGAGCTTGGCATCGCGCCACAGCCGCTCGACCGGGAATTCCTTGGTGTAGCCCACGCCGCCGAGCGCCTGGATCGCCTCGCCGGCCATCCAGGTCGCCTTCTCGGCCGAGTAGAGAATCGCGCCGGCCGCGTCCTTGCGGAAGGTGCGCGCATGGTCGTTGCGGTCGCAGGCCTTGCCCACGGCGTACACGTAGGCGCGCGTGGCCTGCCAGGTCGAGTACATGTCGGCGATCTTGCCCTGCATGAGCTGGAACTCGCCGATGCTCTGGCCGAACTGCTTGCGCTCGTGGATGAAGGGCAGCACCGCATCCATGCAGGCCGCCATGATGCCCAGCGGGCCGCCAGAGAGCACGGCGCGCTCGTAGTCGAGGCCGCTCATCAGCACCTTCGCGCCCTGGCCCTCGCCGCCGAGCACGTTCTCCTCGGGCACCTCGCAGTTGTCGAAGAACAGCGGGAAGGTGTTGGAGCCGCGCATGCCGAGCTTGTCGAGCTTGGTGCCGGCCGAGAAGCCCTTGAAGCCCTTCTCGACGATGAAGGCGGTCATGCCGCGCGCGCCCATCTCGGGCTCGGTCTTGCCGTAGATCACCAGCGTGTCGGCGTCGCCGCCGTTGGTGATCCACATCTTGCCGCCGTTGAGCACGTAGTAGCCGTCCTTCTTCTCGGCCTTGAGCTTCATGCTCACCACGTCGGAGCCGGCATTGGGCTCGCTCATGGCCAGCGCGCCCACGTGCTCGCCGCTCACCAGCTTGGGCAGGTACTTCTTCTTCTGTGCCTCGCTGCCGTTGCGGTGGATCTGGTTCACGCACAGGTTCGAGTGCGCGCCGTACGACAGGCCGACCGAGGCCGAGGCGCGCGACACCTCTTCCATCGCCACGATGTGCGCGAGGTAGCCGAGCTCGGTGCCGCCGTACTCCTCCTTCACGGTCATGCCGTGCAGGCCGAGGTCGCCGAGCTTCTTCCAGAGGTCGTGCGGGAACAGGTTCTCGCGGTCGATGTCCGCGGCGCGGGGCGCGATTTCATTCGCGGCGAAGTCCTGGATCGCGCTGCGCAGCGAGTCGATGGTCTCGCCCAGGTCGAAGTTCAGGCCGGGATCGTGCATGGGTGTTGTCTCCTCTGAAGGGGGCCGGCGCGTGGGGCTGCCCGCGCCACGACGCGCTGGAAAGGCGCCAGCTTACGCCTCGCGGCGCCGCAATTGGCGCCACAATGGTTGCAATTTGCGCCACGCCGGCACCGCCTCGCCATGTCCTCCCCCTCCTTCCTCCGCCCCGCCCGCGCGGTCACGCCGATGGCCTTCGTGCGAGCCATCGTCAAGGGCTACGAGCGCTACTGCCAGGACCCGTCCGAGGCGCTGAAGGCGGCACAGATCACGCCGCGCGAGCTCGCGCGGCCCGGCGCGCGCGTGACGGCGGCGCAGTTCGAGGCGCTGTCGGGCCATGCGATGCAGGAGCTCGACGACGAGGCGCTGGGCTGGTTCTCGCGCCGCCTGCCCTGGGGCAGCTACGGCATGCTGTGCCGCGCCTCGCTGACCTCGCCCGACCTCGGCGTGGCGATCAAGCGCTGGTGCCGCCACCACCGGCTGCTGACCGAGGACATCGGCCTCGCGCTCGAGGTGACGGGCGGCGTGGCCACGCTGCGCATCACCGAGAACCGCCCGCTCGACCCGGCCTTCCGCGAGTTCTGCCTCGTGACCAGCCTGCGCTTCATGCACGGCTACATGTGCTGGGCCATCGACTCGCGCATCTCGCTGCGGCAGGCCGGCTTTCCCTTTCCCGCGCCGGCGCACCGCGACGCCTACGCGGCGATGTTCACGCCCGAGGTGCGCTTCGACGCGGCGCGCGCGAGCATCGCCTTCGACGAGCGCTACCTCGCGCTGCCGCTGCAGCGCGACGAGCGCGCGCTGCGCACCATGCTCAAGCGCGCGCTGCCGCTCACGATCCTGCAGTACCGGCGCGACCGGCTGCTGGGCCAGCGCGTGCGCGAGCTGCTGCGCTCGCGCGCCGCCGAGACCACCACCGCCGAGGCGCTGGCCACGCTGCTCAACGTGTCGAGCCGCACCCTGCACCGCCAGCTGCAGGAGGAAGGCAGCTCGCTGCAGGCGCTCAAGAACGAGGTGCGCCACGAGCTCGCGGTCGACCTGCTGCGGCGCACCCACCGGCCGATCAAGCAGGTCGCGCTGGCGGCGGGCTTTCGCAACGAGAAGAGCTTTTCGCGCGCCTTCCTGCAATGGACGGGACTCGCGCCCAGGGACTTCCGCCAGCAGGCGGCCACGCCCGCGCCCGGACCGTCACGCACCCGGGACCTCCCTCCATGAACGGCTACACGCGGATTCGCAGGCTCCGGGTCTTCGGCGCCCGGGTCTACATCCACTGGTCCGCCCTTCTGCTCGGCCTGGGCCTGTTCCTGCTGTGCATCC is from Variovorax paradoxus and encodes:
- a CDS encoding DUF4126 domain-containing protein; the protein is MTALDMPQLLALAAAIGWASGVRLYLVVLLTGLVGYLGWVPLPGGLQLLAHPVVIAASGFMVFVEFFADKIPGLDSLWDVVHTAIRIPAGAALAASVFGVDHGAMALVAALLGGGFAATAHAAKATTRAAINTSPEPFSNVGASLVEDTMVPAGLWLAVAHPFVFLVLFVLVLVASVWLTRKSWRFLKALFSRVARIFSGRPDPGVVPAFQLKKNPPGDSSNV
- a CDS encoding enoyl-CoA hydratase/isomerase family protein; the encoded protein is MSDFTKLSLAIDGAVARIWLDQPEARNAFDDVVIAELTRAFTEAGAAAQVKAIVLGADGPAFCAGANLNWMRRMADYSRDENIADAGKLAAMLRTIAECPKPTIARVQGDVYAGGMGLVAACDMAVSVDSAWYCLSEVRIGLVPATISPYVLRAMGTRASQRYFLTAERFGAVEAYRIGFVHEVVGADALDAKVDELLKALTGASPAAVRACKQLVADVAGREIDDALIAKTVEGIADIRASDEGREGVQAFLQKRKPSWLAGASS
- a CDS encoding methylcrotonoyl-CoA carboxylase — encoded protein: MTQLETKLNARSADFQANAAAMRALVDDLQSQFAAVAQGGGEAARAKHTARGKLLPRERVAELLDPGTPFLELSPLAAHGMYKGDAPGAGIIAGIGRVNGVDCMVVCNDATVKGGTYYPMTVKKHLRAQEIAEQNRLPCIYLVDSGGANLPNQDEVFPDREHFGRIFYNQANMSAQGIGQIAVVMGSCTAGGAYVPAMSDESIIVKNQGTIFLGGPPLVKAATGEVVTAEDLGGGDVHTRLSGVADHLAQNDLHALALARSAVANLNLSRSVRTELVEVPGQASTSSARTRGVREPAFPREELYGVIPTDTRKPFDVREIIARVVDGSEFHEFKARFGATLVCGFAEIEGMPVGIVANNGILFSESAHKGAHFIELCCQRKTPLVFLQNITGFMVGRKYENEGIARHGAKMVTAVATANVPKFTIIIGGSFGAGNYGMCGRAYSPRFLWMWPNARISVMGGEQAASVLATVRRDGIEAKGGQWSADEEEAFKAPIRQQYEDQGHPYYATARLWDDGIIDPADTRRVLALGLAAARNAPIPEPKFGIFRM
- a CDS encoding AMP-binding protein, with product MTAALTESYGKGATDVPLIEQTIGDFFDAMVERQPDREALVSRHEGLRFSYRELQAESDRLASALLKLGLAPGDRVGIWSHNNAPWVLMQIATAKVGLILVNINPAYRTAELEYALNKVGCKALVTMAQFKTSDYLGMLQELGPKRLPQLAHTFWIDKAGEGAEVPGMRRFSALLASGDAADPKVAAVQKTLKATDPINIQFTSGTTGFPKGATLTHRNILNNGFFIGECMKLGPDDRLCIPVPLYHCFGMVLGNLACLTHGSAIVYPNDGFDPLTVLETVQAEKCTGLHGVPTMFIAELDHPRFKEFDLSTLRTGIMAGSPCPIEVMKRVVSEMHLEQITIAYGMTETSPVSCQSSTDTPLDRRVSTVGTVQPHLEVKIVDPETGETMPPGQSGELCTRGYSVMHGYWDDEPKTREAIDAEHWMHTGDLATMDAEGYVNIVGRIKDMVIRGGENIYPREIEEFLYRHPKVQDVQVVGLPDRKYGEELCAWIIAKPGQSVTEEEVREFCKGQIAHYKVPKYIRFVPAFPMTVTGKIQKFKIRDEMKAELGLDEARTA
- a CDS encoding isovaleryl-CoA dehydrogenase; the protein is MHDPGLNFDLGETIDSLRSAIQDFAANEIAPRAADIDRENLFPHDLWKKLGDLGLHGMTVKEEYGGTELGYLAHIVAMEEVSRASASVGLSYGAHSNLCVNQIHRNGSEAQKKKYLPKLVSGEHVGALAMSEPNAGSDVVSMKLKAEKKDGYYVLNGGKMWITNGGDADTLVIYGKTEPEMGARGMTAFIVEKGFKGFSAGTKLDKLGMRGSNTFPLFFDNCEVPEENVLGGEGQGAKVLMSGLDYERAVLSGGPLGIMAACMDAVLPFIHERKQFGQSIGEFQLMQGKIADMYSTWQATRAYVYAVGKACDRNDHARTFRKDAAGAILYSAEKATWMAGEAIQALGGVGYTKEFPVERLWRDAKLYEIGAGTSEIRRMLIGRELFAETA
- a CDS encoding AraC family transcriptional regulator, encoding MSSPSFLRPARAVTPMAFVRAIVKGYERYCQDPSEALKAAQITPRELARPGARVTAAQFEALSGHAMQELDDEALGWFSRRLPWGSYGMLCRASLTSPDLGVAIKRWCRHHRLLTEDIGLALEVTGGVATLRITENRPLDPAFREFCLVTSLRFMHGYMCWAIDSRISLRQAGFPFPAPAHRDAYAAMFTPEVRFDAARASIAFDERYLALPLQRDERALRTMLKRALPLTILQYRRDRLLGQRVRELLRSRAAETTTAEALATLLNVSSRTLHRQLQEEGSSLQALKNEVRHELAVDLLRRTHRPIKQVALAAGFRNEKSFSRAFLQWTGLAPRDFRQQAATPAPGPSRTRDLPP